In a genomic window of Cytobacillus sp. FSL H8-0458:
- a CDS encoding HIT family protein, which yields MNDCIFCKIINGEIPSAKVFENEHVMAFLDISQVTKGHTLVIPKVHKENLYEMDAETARNYFEAVPEIARAIKAEFDPIGLNLINNNGEHAGQTVFHFHSHLIPRYGDGDGLGVVWKSHQSDYSASDLKEISDAIKKHL from the coding sequence ATGAACGATTGTATCTTCTGTAAAATAATCAATGGCGAGATTCCTTCAGCCAAGGTATTCGAAAATGAGCATGTGATGGCATTTCTGGACATAAGCCAGGTCACAAAAGGGCATACACTTGTCATTCCGAAAGTACATAAAGAAAACTTATATGAAATGGATGCTGAAACAGCCCGGAACTATTTCGAAGCTGTTCCTGAGATTGCCAGAGCCATCAAGGCCGAATTTGATCCAATTGGCTTGAATTTAATTAATAACAACGGTGAACACGCCGGACAGACCGTTTTCCATTTCCACTCCCACCTTATTCCCCGTTATGGTGACGGTGATGGCTTAGGGGTTGTGTGGAAATCACATCAATCTGATTATTCAGCTTCAGATCTTAAGGAAATCTCTGATGCCATAAAAAAGCATCTGTAA
- a CDS encoding DUF3267 domain-containing protein — protein MMNCWKTINFTKQYGSQRLFILSSLTMLATFIFTYVPATYVFMPGSFYDNYFIFFAAGLWLIYPVHKLLHYLPIAHLGIIVKKQLIIKYGFMPIIYIRITEPISKRLFLTATLAPMFIINSLLLAACFVFPHYVHYLVILFAFHAGLSFSDIVCAKNVLNAPNQSYVEENEDGFEILLRSNH, from the coding sequence ATGATGAATTGCTGGAAGACGATTAACTTCACGAAGCAATACGGATCGCAGAGACTTTTTATTTTGTCTTCCTTAACCATGCTGGCTACTTTCATATTTACATATGTTCCTGCAACGTATGTATTTATGCCAGGTTCCTTTTACGATAATTATTTCATTTTCTTTGCAGCGGGACTATGGCTGATATATCCTGTTCATAAGCTGCTTCACTACCTTCCGATTGCACACCTTGGAATTATCGTTAAAAAACAGCTGATAATTAAATATGGATTTATGCCAATTATATATATCCGAATAACGGAGCCTATTTCAAAACGGCTTTTCCTGACTGCCACTCTGGCCCCTATGTTCATTATAAACAGCCTGCTTCTGGCTGCTTGCTTTGTTTTTCCTCATTATGTACATTATTTAGTCATTCTGTTTGCTTTCCATGCAGGCCTGTCTTTTTCTGACATTGTCTGCGCAAAAAACGTCCTTAATGCTCCAAATCAATCTTATGTAGAAGAAAATGAAGATGGATTTGAGATTTTACTTCGTTCGAACCATTAG
- a CDS encoding ABC transporter ATP-binding protein — protein sequence MALLEIKNVTGGYTRNPVLKDVSFEVGENEIVGLIGLNGAGKSTTIKHVIGLMEPKEGEITINGMQFLKDKEGYRKQFTFVPETPILYDELTLEEHLRITAMAYGLPETEYKPRVETLLKEFRMEKRLKWFPAHFSKGMKQKVMIMCAFLVQPSLYIVDEPFVGLDPLGIQSLLDLMKKMKESGAGILMSTHILATAERYCDRFVILHEGKVRAKGTLAELQQQFAMPGATLDDLYIQLTKEEDYV from the coding sequence ATGGCGCTGCTTGAGATTAAAAATGTTACCGGCGGCTATACGAGAAACCCGGTCTTAAAGGATGTCTCCTTTGAGGTGGGAGAAAATGAAATCGTTGGCCTGATTGGCCTTAACGGTGCCGGAAAAAGTACGACCATTAAACATGTAATTGGCTTAATGGAACCGAAAGAGGGCGAAATAACGATCAATGGCATGCAATTCCTTAAGGATAAGGAAGGCTATCGCAAGCAATTCACTTTTGTTCCGGAAACCCCGATTTTGTATGATGAACTAACACTCGAAGAGCATCTGCGTATTACAGCCATGGCATACGGTCTGCCTGAAACAGAGTATAAACCAAGAGTGGAAACACTCCTGAAGGAATTCAGAATGGAAAAAAGACTGAAGTGGTTTCCGGCTCACTTTTCTAAAGGAATGAAGCAGAAAGTAATGATCATGTGCGCTTTTTTGGTGCAGCCGTCATTATACATTGTTGATGAACCATTTGTAGGTCTGGATCCGCTTGGGATTCAGTCACTTCTTGATTTAATGAAGAAAATGAAAGAGAGCGGTGCGGGCATTCTTATGTCCACCCATATTCTTGCTACAGCTGAAAGGTATTGTGATCGTTTTGTGATTTTACATGAAGGCAAAGTAAGGGCGAAGGGAACATTAGCAGAGCTGCAGCAGCAATTTGCAATGCCGGGAGCAACCCTCGATGATTTATATATCCAGCTCACAAAGGAAGAAGATTATGTTTGA
- a CDS encoding HTH-type transcriptional regulator Hpr: MSDKAISIKEAMIFSQRVAQLSKALWKSIEKDWQQWIKPYDLNINEHHILWIAYHLNGASISDVAKFGVMHVSTAFNFSKKLEERGFLQFSKKESDKRNTYIKLTEDGEKVLLSLMETYSPEKNAVFSGAMPLRELYGKFPDIIEIMAIVRNIYGDDFMEIFEKSFANLENQFDEDEGKLKKKQAAEKELV, from the coding sequence ATGTCGGACAAAGCAATTTCTATAAAGGAAGCAATGATTTTCAGCCAGCGAGTGGCACAGCTGAGTAAAGCCCTGTGGAAGTCTATAGAAAAAGATTGGCAGCAATGGATAAAACCCTACGATTTAAACATTAATGAACATCATATTTTATGGATTGCCTATCATTTAAACGGAGCATCGATTTCCGATGTTGCCAAGTTTGGTGTAATGCATGTTTCTACTGCATTCAACTTCTCCAAAAAGCTCGAAGAACGGGGTTTTCTCCAATTCTCTAAGAAAGAAAGCGATAAAAGAAATACTTATATTAAATTGACTGAAGATGGCGAAAAGGTATTATTAAGTCTTATGGAAACCTATTCTCCTGAGAAAAACGCGGTGTTCTCTGGTGCAATGCCACTAAGAGAGCTTTATGGAAAGTTTCCTGATATCATTGAAATTATGGCGATCGTCCGCAATATATATGGTGACGATTTCATGGAGATCTTTGAAAAATCCTTTGCAAACCTCGAAAATCAATTTGATGAAGATGAAGGCAAATTAAAGAAAAAACAAGCAGCTGAAAAGGAACTTGTTTAA
- a CDS encoding ABC transporter permease — MFDEKQLWKERFGRTVKELSRYLRYIFNGHIVIVMVFLLGTAAFYYQEWIKNLPGDFPAAEIIAIILALLVTYSPIYTFFSEADKIFLLPLEGRLSGYFRRSMAVSFFVHAYLLVMGLGVLLPLYAAVNDGNFKVFLPFLLILLSLKMINLLIRWKIQYYIETSVHILDACVRYAVNAVFLYFLFSGASPIFMLAAGVLLILLYLFFSMKSRDKGLKWEYLIDQEERRMTSFYRLANMFTDVPKLKDRVKRRKWLDWLLSGIPFKQDATFKNLYVRTFLRSGDYFGLFIRLSLIGAGAIYLISYGMGQILLVPLFMYLTGFQLLPLWNHHQDKLWVNLYPVKGNIKEKSFKQLLTGILYVQALLLSLAVLANGGWLASLLALAVGVLFAYVYTHIYIQKRLAGSRA, encoded by the coding sequence ATGTTTGATGAAAAACAATTATGGAAGGAGAGATTCGGGAGGACTGTCAAAGAGCTTTCCCGCTATCTCCGTTATATTTTTAATGGCCATATTGTCATTGTCATGGTGTTTCTTCTGGGAACTGCAGCTTTTTATTATCAGGAGTGGATAAAAAACCTGCCCGGTGATTTTCCTGCTGCAGAGATTATCGCAATCATCTTAGCTCTCCTGGTTACATACAGCCCGATTTATACATTCTTTTCTGAAGCAGACAAAATTTTTCTGCTGCCGCTTGAAGGCAGGCTTTCAGGTTATTTCAGACGTTCGATGGCAGTCAGCTTTTTTGTGCATGCATATCTCCTAGTTATGGGGCTGGGAGTTTTATTGCCCTTGTATGCAGCGGTGAATGATGGCAATTTTAAAGTGTTTTTACCCTTTCTGCTGATCCTGCTGTCGCTGAAAATGATCAATTTGCTGATACGCTGGAAGATACAATATTATATCGAAACAAGCGTACACATATTGGATGCATGTGTCCGTTATGCTGTTAACGCTGTGTTTCTATATTTTCTTTTTAGCGGCGCTTCCCCTATTTTCATGCTGGCAGCAGGTGTGCTGCTAATCCTGCTGTATTTGTTCTTCAGCATGAAATCCAGGGATAAAGGGCTAAAATGGGAATATTTGATTGATCAGGAGGAGAGAAGGATGACCTCCTTCTACAGGCTGGCCAATATGTTTACAGATGTTCCAAAGCTGAAAGACCGCGTAAAAAGACGGAAGTGGCTTGATTGGCTGCTTTCAGGTATTCCATTCAAACAGGATGCAACTTTTAAAAATCTTTATGTCCGTACATTTCTCCGTTCCGGTGATTACTTCGGTTTATTCATTCGTTTATCTCTTATTGGGGCTGGAGCAATTTATTTGATTTCGTATGGAATGGGACAAATCCTGCTTGTGCCGCTATTCATGTACCTAACCGGCTTTCAGCTGCTGCCGCTATGGAATCACCATCAGGATAAGCTGTGGGTGAATTTATATCCGGTTAAAGGGAATATAAAGGAGAAGTCCTTTAAACAGCTGCTGACAGGAATACTTTATGTACAGGCACTCTTATTATCGCTGGCTGTACTGGCAAATGGCGGATGGCTGGCTTCGCTTTTAGCGTTAGCCGTTGGAGTTTTATTTGCATATGTATATACTCATATCTATATTCAGAAACGGCTGGCAGGCAGCCGGGCTTAA
- a CDS encoding YjcZ family sporulation protein yields the protein MSGGCGYGGGFALIVVLFILLIIIGASWLY from the coding sequence ATGTCCGGAGGATGCGGATACGGCGGAGGTTTTGCGCTAATTGTCGTGTTATTCATTTTGCTGATCATCATAGGAGCATCTTGGCTTTACTAA
- a CDS encoding peptidylprolyl isomerase, which produces MKKWMLSLSIAAGVIGLSACSSTGGDSGDVVVETKSGNITKDELYEAMKEKYGEQALQELIYEKVLSDKYKVTDEELNEKIDELKQQLGANFEMALMQYGYKDEEDLRETFKTGLLQEKAAIKDIEATEKEVKEYYDNFKPEIKARHILVEDEKTANEVKKKLDEGGKFEDLAKEYSKDPGSAANGGDLGWFGPGKMVPEFEEAAYALDVNEISAPVQSEHGFHIIQVTEKKEKKSFDEMKKEMEYQVKVSKLDGEKIQQAMDRELKAADVDIKDKELKGVLDKPEAEGETGTEAK; this is translated from the coding sequence ATGAAGAAATGGATGCTATCGCTCTCCATTGCAGCCGGAGTAATTGGATTAAGCGCATGCAGCAGCACCGGCGGCGACTCAGGAGATGTTGTTGTTGAAACAAAGAGCGGAAACATTACGAAGGACGAGCTTTATGAAGCAATGAAGGAAAAATACGGCGAACAGGCGCTCCAGGAGCTTATTTATGAAAAAGTTCTTTCTGATAAATACAAAGTAACAGACGAGGAACTTAACGAGAAAATTGATGAACTAAAACAGCAGCTTGGCGCTAACTTTGAAATGGCCCTTATGCAATATGGCTATAAGGATGAAGAAGATTTAAGGGAAACCTTCAAAACAGGCTTGCTTCAGGAAAAAGCCGCTATTAAAGATATTGAAGCAACAGAAAAAGAAGTTAAAGAATACTATGATAACTTCAAGCCGGAAATCAAAGCACGCCATATCCTGGTTGAAGATGAAAAAACGGCGAACGAAGTAAAGAAAAAGCTTGATGAAGGCGGAAAGTTTGAAGATCTGGCAAAAGAATATTCTAAAGACCCTGGATCTGCTGCAAATGGCGGAGATTTAGGCTGGTTCGGCCCAGGGAAAATGGTTCCTGAATTCGAAGAGGCAGCTTATGCCCTTGATGTGAATGAAATCAGCGCTCCTGTTCAATCAGAACATGGTTTCCATATCATTCAAGTAACTGAGAAAAAAGAGAAAAAGTCATTTGATGAAATGAAGAAGGAAATGGAATACCAAGTGAAAGTCTCCAAGCTTGATGGCGAGAAAATACAGCAGGCAATGGATCGTGAACTGAAGGCTGCTGATGTTGATATTAAAGATAAGGAACTAAAAGGAGTTCTTGATAAACCTGAAGCTGAAGGTGAAACTGGAACTGAAGCGAAATAA
- a CDS encoding YjcZ family sporulation protein gives MGAGYGGGFALIVVLFILLIIVGAAWL, from the coding sequence ATGGGTGCAGGATACGGCGGAGGTTTCGCGTTAATCGTTGTATTGTTTATCTTATTGATAATTGTAGGCGCAGCTTGGCTGTAA
- a CDS encoding YtxH domain-containing protein: MKAKSLLLGLLAGGAAAGISTLLTAPASGRDTRQQLKENTSILKEQLLELKSELMAIKESASFASKEGKTAFKEFSSDIKYSISNWKNEILPHQHRLQRELQEIETAIHELETNINK; the protein is encoded by the coding sequence TTGAAAGCCAAATCGTTATTGCTTGGACTATTAGCTGGCGGTGCTGCAGCAGGCATATCCACCCTATTAACTGCACCTGCTTCAGGAAGGGATACCAGACAGCAGTTAAAAGAAAACACAAGCATTCTGAAAGAGCAGCTTTTGGAATTAAAATCCGAATTGATGGCCATAAAGGAATCAGCTTCATTTGCTTCTAAGGAAGGTAAAACAGCTTTTAAGGAATTCTCAAGCGACATCAAATATTCAATCAGCAATTGGAAAAACGAAATCCTTCCCCATCAGCACAGGCTGCAGCGGGAATTGCAGGAAATTGAAACAGCCATACACGAACTTGAAACAAATATAAATAAATAG
- the serC gene encoding 3-phosphoserine/phosphohydroxythreonine transaminase: MYRALNFNAGPAALPEEVLIEAEKSLLNFGNTGMGIMELSHRSKEYQAVHDQAITRLRRLLAIPDDFEVLFIQGGASLQFSMVPMNLLGKDQAAHYVLSGSWSEKALKEADKIGETVISASSKDQKYSFIPEFSQDDIPDNAAYLHITSNNTIYGTQWKTFPSNKKTPLVADMSSDILSRPLKVEQFDLIYAGAQKNLGPSGVTVVIIRKELLKRSSETLPVMLNYNTFANNNSLYNTPPTLSIYLLSLVLQWAEQIGGLHQIEKANEKKAKMLYDVIDESEGFYIGHAHKNSRSRMNVTFNLHSEDLSREFQKLAKEAGFVGLGGHRSIGGCRASIYNAVPEHHVEKLAAFMKAFQNNN; this comes from the coding sequence ATGTACCGTGCTCTAAATTTTAATGCAGGTCCCGCTGCCCTGCCGGAAGAAGTATTAATAGAAGCGGAAAAGAGTTTGCTGAACTTCGGCAATACTGGAATGGGCATTATGGAGCTTAGCCATAGAAGCAAGGAATATCAGGCAGTACATGATCAGGCAATCACACGTTTAAGAAGACTGCTGGCCATCCCGGATGACTTTGAAGTGCTTTTTATCCAGGGCGGAGCAAGTCTTCAGTTTTCCATGGTGCCGATGAACCTGCTGGGAAAAGACCAGGCAGCCCATTATGTTCTAAGCGGTTCCTGGTCGGAGAAAGCTTTAAAAGAAGCAGATAAAATTGGCGAAACCGTCATTTCTGCCTCCAGCAAGGATCAAAAATACAGCTTTATCCCCGAATTCAGTCAAGATGATATTCCGGACAATGCTGCCTATCTTCATATTACCAGCAACAATACAATTTACGGTACACAATGGAAAACCTTTCCTTCAAATAAAAAAACACCATTAGTAGCAGATATGTCAAGCGATATTTTAAGCCGTCCATTGAAAGTAGAACAATTTGATTTGATCTATGCCGGTGCCCAGAAAAATCTCGGCCCTTCCGGTGTAACAGTAGTCATTATCCGAAAAGAACTTTTAAAAAGATCATCAGAAACGCTTCCAGTAATGCTAAATTACAATACATTTGCCAATAACAACTCTTTATATAACACACCCCCTACTCTTTCAATCTATTTGCTGTCTCTTGTGCTTCAATGGGCAGAGCAGATAGGCGGCCTACATCAGATTGAAAAGGCCAATGAGAAGAAGGCAAAAATGCTTTATGATGTTATTGATGAAAGTGAAGGCTTTTACATAGGGCATGCCCATAAAAACAGCAGATCCCGTATGAATGTCACTTTTAATCTTCACAGCGAGGACCTCTCCAGGGAATTTCAGAAACTGGCAAAAGAAGCAGGATTTGTCGGGCTTGGCGGACACCGTTCTATCGGGGGATGCCGCGCATCTATTTACAATGCTGTGCCAGAACACCATGTTGAAAAGCTGGCCGCATTCATGAAAGCTTTTCAAAATAATAATTAA
- a CDS encoding tryptophan transporter: MNTKNLVALSLLVGMGAVLHAVVPGFFLGMKPDMMLTMMFLGIILFPDTRSILLLGLVTGLISGLTTTFPGGLIPNIIDKPVTAFTFFALFLIVKKFRKNIVSAAVLTAAGTIVSGIVFLTSAYLIVGLPGPFTALFAAVVLPAAAVNTAAMVILYPVAQSIANRTKLTQQTISQ; encoded by the coding sequence GTGAATACAAAAAATTTAGTGGCCTTATCCCTATTGGTTGGGATGGGCGCAGTGCTTCATGCCGTTGTTCCAGGGTTCTTTCTCGGAATGAAACCGGACATGATGCTTACCATGATGTTTTTAGGCATAATCCTTTTTCCAGACACCAGAAGCATTTTGCTTTTAGGTTTAGTTACAGGCCTGATTTCCGGATTAACCACAACCTTTCCTGGAGGATTAATCCCGAATATCATTGATAAGCCGGTTACTGCATTTACCTTTTTCGCCTTGTTCCTGATCGTAAAGAAATTCAGGAAGAATATCGTCAGTGCAGCTGTCTTAACAGCAGCAGGAACAATCGTATCCGGAATTGTGTTTTTAACTTCGGCATACCTGATTGTCGGACTGCCGGGACCTTTCACAGCATTATTTGCAGCAGTTGTACTTCCTGCAGCTGCAGTTAACACGGCTGCAATGGTAATCCTTTATCCTGTAGCACAATCAATCGCAAACAGAACCAAGCTGACTCAGCAGACGATCAGCCAATAA
- a CDS encoding sporulation YhaL family protein, translating into MIPIWVYFVAAGIVISAYMAVRTGREEKKVEHDSIEREGEIYMKRLEREKEERKSAQQSAG; encoded by the coding sequence ATGATTCCAATTTGGGTATATTTTGTTGCAGCCGGAATCGTTATAAGTGCATATATGGCGGTAAGGACAGGCAGGGAAGAGAAAAAAGTGGAGCATGACAGCATAGAACGCGAGGGTGAAATTTATATGAAGCGTCTTGAACGGGAAAAAGAAGAGCGTAAATCCGCTCAGCAATCAGCAGGATGA